In the Solibacillus sp. FSL K6-1523 genome, one interval contains:
- a CDS encoding DUF4181 domain-containing protein: protein MIGFFLGPLFISLLVLLVIFWTFGFVIRKLLGVERMKWVSNPYVNERHKKLDWSVRIPFTILFLISYFNYSNNNFIEAAWYFNPWFIVITILIVTEILRAFMEWKYAENKKKYIVTIAEMLFTTSVLYSIIRTDFFGIFN, encoded by the coding sequence TTGATTGGATTTTTTCTAGGGCCACTATTCATTTCGCTACTTGTCCTTTTAGTAATATTTTGGACTTTTGGCTTTGTCATTAGAAAATTGCTAGGTGTCGAAAGAATGAAATGGGTCTCTAATCCTTACGTTAATGAAAGACATAAAAAGTTAGACTGGTCGGTACGAATACCTTTTACGATTCTATTTTTGATTAGCTATTTTAATTATTCTAACAATAATTTTATTGAAGCTGCTTGGTATTTCAATCCATGGTTCATCGTAATTACTATATTAATCGTAACTGAAATTTTACGTGCATTTATGGAATGGAAATACGCAGAAAATAAAAAGAAGTATATTGTTACAATCGCAGAAATGCTGTTTACGACTAGCGTTTTATATTCGATCATACGCACTGACTTTTTCGGGATATTTAACTGA
- a CDS encoding ABC transporter ATP-binding protein: MSNALLKVENLKTHFPIKKRFLQKEKHFVKAVDGLNFYVNKGETLGIVGESGCGKSTMGRSILRLIEPTEGKVIFNEKEVTSLNEKDLRKMRGEMQIVFQDPYASLNPKMTVGAILGEALQTHGIVQGSKERSNKVQELLVKVGLSPIHIDRYPHEFSGGQRQRIGIARAIAVNPSLIIADEPVSALDVSVQAQILNLFQDLKESLGLTYIFIAHDLSVIKHVSDRIGVMYLGRIVELSDKKGLFKNPLHPYTQALMSAVPSLDQDSKKERIILTGDVPSPSNPPSGCPFHTRCPIKQAVCEMVVPREINVSEGRYVSCHKYDDEYRGNFSELPNESADVYSG, encoded by the coding sequence TTGAGTAACGCTTTATTGAAAGTCGAAAACTTAAAAACGCACTTTCCAATTAAAAAACGTTTCTTACAAAAAGAAAAGCATTTTGTAAAAGCCGTAGATGGACTAAACTTTTACGTTAACAAAGGAGAAACATTAGGGATTGTAGGCGAGAGCGGCTGTGGGAAATCAACTATGGGTAGAAGTATTCTACGTCTTATTGAACCTACAGAGGGGAAAGTTATTTTTAACGAGAAAGAAGTGACTTCTTTAAATGAAAAGGATTTAAGGAAAATGCGAGGGGAAATGCAAATCGTCTTTCAAGATCCTTATGCCTCGCTCAATCCTAAAATGACGGTTGGAGCAATCTTGGGAGAAGCGTTACAAACTCATGGTATTGTTCAAGGGTCTAAAGAAAGGTCAAATAAAGTCCAAGAGCTATTGGTGAAAGTAGGGCTCAGTCCAATTCATATCGATCGATACCCACATGAATTTAGCGGCGGACAAAGACAGCGCATAGGAATTGCGAGGGCAATCGCAGTAAATCCATCGTTAATCATAGCGGACGAACCCGTTTCTGCTTTAGATGTGTCAGTCCAAGCGCAAATTTTAAATCTGTTTCAAGACTTAAAGGAATCTCTCGGGCTTACTTACATATTTATCGCCCATGACCTAAGTGTGATCAAACATGTTAGCGATAGAATAGGCGTTATGTATTTAGGTAGAATCGTAGAATTATCCGATAAGAAGGGATTATTTAAAAATCCGCTCCATCCATATACACAAGCGCTCATGTCGGCAGTACCATCACTAGATCAAGATAGCAAAAAGGAAAGAATTATCCTAACCGGTGACGTTCCAAGTCCGTCAAATCCACCAAGTGGCTGCCCTTTTCATACGAGGTGTCCCATTAAACAAGCAGTATGCGAAATGGTCGTACCTAGAGAAATCAATGTAAGTGAAGGTAGATATGTGAGCTGTCATAAATATGATGATGAATATAGAGGGAATTTTAGTGAACTTCCTAATGAGAGCGCGGATGTGTATAGTGGATGA
- a CDS encoding ABC transporter ATP-binding protein, with protein sequence MTNQTIVQDLLSVQHVNISFKNDQSEIIPAVRDLSFTIQQGETVGLVGESGCGKSVTALSLMQLIEGNSSTTQGEILFEGENLNTFSEKEMRKVRGNKISMIFQEPMTSLNPVHKIGKQISEVLFLHGFATKANSKEKAIEILKKVGIPRAESIIEEYPHQLSGGMRQRVMIAMAMACNPKLLIADEPTTALDVTIQAQILDLMKSLQQQYDTAILLITHDLGVVSEMADRVIVMYYGQIVEQADVRTIFKNPKHPYTIGLLNSVPNIDSENDDRLTPIEGNVPNIGEITEGCPFRFRCQHVLAKCHKHNPSLFQVDSQKVRCWLYEEQGVEV encoded by the coding sequence ATGATCAATCAGAAATTATTCCAGCAGTAAGAGATTTATCATTTACTATTCAGCAAGGAGAAACGGTTGGTTTAGTTGGAGAATCTGGCTGCGGAAAAAGTGTAACAGCACTTTCGTTGATGCAGCTAATTGAGGGGAATTCGAGCACTACCCAAGGGGAAATATTATTTGAAGGAGAAAATCTAAATACATTTTCAGAAAAAGAGATGCGTAAAGTTCGAGGTAATAAAATTTCGATGATCTTTCAGGAACCTATGACATCCTTAAATCCTGTCCATAAAATCGGAAAGCAAATTAGCGAAGTTCTTTTTCTACATGGATTTGCTACAAAAGCCAATAGCAAGGAAAAGGCAATTGAAATTTTAAAAAAGGTAGGAATACCTCGCGCGGAAAGCATTATCGAAGAATATCCGCATCAGCTTTCAGGGGGGATGAGACAAAGGGTAATGATTGCAATGGCAATGGCATGTAACCCTAAGCTCCTTATTGCTGATGAACCTACTACTGCATTAGATGTAACGATCCAAGCGCAAATTTTAGATTTAATGAAATCATTGCAACAACAATACGATACAGCCATTTTACTCATCACACATGACTTAGGTGTCGTATCGGAAATGGCGGACCGGGTGATTGTTATGTATTATGGGCAAATTGTGGAGCAAGCAGATGTTCGAACAATTTTTAAAAACCCTAAACATCCTTATACAATTGGTTTGTTAAATTCAGTCCCGAACATTGATAGTGAAAATGATGACCGGCTCACCCCTATTGAAGGGAATGTCCCGAATATAGGAGAAATAACGGAAGGCTGCCCGTTTCGTTTTAGGTGTCAACATGTACTAGCGAAATGTCATAAGCATAACCCATCCTTATTTCAGGTAGATTCTCAAAAGGTACGTTGCTGGTTATACGAGGAGCAGGGGGTGGAAGTTTGA